AACTGGTGCGATCACACTTGGAGAAAAAAGGTGGAATTCCAAAGGGCGAATTGAATGCAATTATTGCCTTGGAACTCGACATGACTGGCAAGGTTGTTGATTACAAAATTATTAATTCATCTGGAAATGAGCTGATGGACGCTGCTTTGGAAGAAACCCTCAAGGTTGCCGTGTTGCGGGACCCACCGCCTACCGATATGCCGAGAGTCATTAAACTGAAAATCCTTTCACAGGGCTAATAGACAAACACAAATGAGATCGAAAATGAAAATGAAAACGAGGAAGATCAAAAAACATATGGCCGGGTATGCTCTTGCCATTCTTCTTTCAAGTGCACTGCCGCTTCAGGCCCAGGGTGGAACAAGCAGCGTTGAGGCTTTGGTTCAAATGCTGCAGGCTAAGGGAGTTATTACCGCAGCTGAGGCTGAGGCATTTACCTCCCAGTTTGCTTCAGATACTGATTCATCTGCAGAGCCGGCGTTTTCTGAACAAAACCGGGCCGCCCTGATTGATGATATTACCACAGAAGTGGTCAAGCGTATTGCACCTATAGTCGAGACTTCCGTGGAACAGAAAATGTCTGGAAATACCTTTGATGAGGGAAAAAAGCAGGAATTGATCGATGATGTTTCCTTAGAAGTGGCCCAAAGGATTTCACCGTATGTTGAGGCACGACTGGAAAACAAACTTTCCAAACAGACGATGAAGGAAGGAGTCCGGCTGGAGTTGATTGATGATGTTTCGTCTGAGGTCGCCCAACGGGTGAGCCCATTTATTGAGGCACGACTTGATAAAAACATCAACGACAAGATGAAGGAGCAGGAGATTGGCAAGGCAGACCATTGGGCCAACAGGATAAGTTTCGGCGGCGATATGCGGCTCCGTTACCAGGGGGATTCTTTTGATGAGCGCAACAGTAATTTTCTTGATCCTTCCGAACTGCCGGATACTGTCGTCTACCCTCAGACCAATAGGGACAGGGCGCGAATACGAGTACGAGTCAAAGCAAAGGCAAAAGTAAATGATCAGGTTGATGCGGTTGTCCAGGTATCAACAGGCAACGAAACAGATCCTGTTTCCACAAATGAGACACTCGGTGATTACCAGAACAAGGACATTGTTGTCTTTAACCAGGCCTATGTGCAATGGGCGCCTTCCAAATCACTGGCAGCATCTGGTGTCCGTATTCCAAATCCATGGTTTTCTACTGACCATCTCTGGGACACCGATCTCAACTTTGAGGGACTTGCTGGTTCGTATAATAAAAAATTCAATGATAGCTTGGGTGGATTTCTTACATTAGGCGCTTTTTCAATCGACGAATTCAGTGACAGCAGTGAAGATAAATATCTTTATGGAGCCCAGGCAGGCTTCACCTCTAATTTTCTGGATGGAATTTCCCTTAAATTTGCCGGAGCTTACTATGATTATGTCAATGAGGTTGGTAAAAGTGACACGGTCAACGGCGCT
The Desulfobulbaceae bacterium genome window above contains:
- a CDS encoding TonB C-terminal domain-containing protein gives rise to the protein MEKKGGIPKGELNAIIALELDMTGKVVDYKIINSSGNELMDAALEETLKVAVLRDPPPTDMPRVIKLKILSQG
- a CDS encoding putative porin, with the translated sequence MKMKTRKIKKHMAGYALAILLSSALPLQAQGGTSSVEALVQMLQAKGVITAAEAEAFTSQFASDTDSSAEPAFSEQNRAALIDDITTEVVKRIAPIVETSVEQKMSGNTFDEGKKQELIDDVSLEVAQRISPYVEARLENKLSKQTMKEGVRLELIDDVSSEVAQRVSPFIEARLDKNINDKMKEQEIGKADHWANRISFGGDMRLRYQGDSFDERNSNFLDPSELPDTVVYPQTNRDRARIRVRVKAKAKVNDQVDAVVQVSTGNETDPVSTNETLGDYQNKDIVVFNQAYVQWAPSKSLAASGVRIPNPWFSTDHLWDTDLNFEGLAGSYNKKFNDSLGGFLTLGAFSIDEFSDSSEDKYLYGAQAGFTSNFLDGISLKFAGAYYDYVNEVGKSDTVNGAPLTGHTAPQFLQKGNTLFYLDPLNSVVGLAAEFQEINITGKLDINFFAPVQISLIGDYVKNIGYDKDAVGSRIFGTAEAYKLGNLEENEGYQVGLSVGHTKVSDKGQWRTFLYYKYLEADAVLDAFTDSDFHLGGTHAKGWILGGEFGLAKNTWMSSRWLSSDEISGPQFSVDTLQVDLNLKY